From the genome of Flavobacterium ovatum, one region includes:
- a CDS encoding anthranilate synthase component I family protein, with the protein MKPFILKTHYKQILADTITPVSVYLKIRDKFPNSLLLESSDYHGNDNSFSYICCNPIASFKIENEIIYKNYPDGTSETIVIDTKTDIPQIIQEFSGQFKSEKNNFKFINNGLFGYISYDAVRYFEKVTIAKKENSNTIPDVYYAVYQNIIAINHFKNQAYIFSHSLDGRNNISEIEQLLQSRNLTTYNFAREGEGFSNLTDEEFKQNVALAKKHCFRGDVFQLVLSRRFTQGFKGDEFNVYRALRSINPSPYLFFFDYGDFKIFGSSPEAQIIVKDRKAEIHPIAGTFKRTGDDEKDAVLAKQLSEDKKENSEHVMLVDLARNDLSRHGHNVNVERYREVQFFSHVIHLVSKVTGHLHDNATTMQVVADTFPAGTLSGAPKHRAMQLIEDYEKTNRNFYGGAIGFMDFEGNFNHAIMIRTFLSKNHELHSQAGAGIVASSDEESEMQEVYNKLRALNTALDLAETI; encoded by the coding sequence TTGAAACCTTTTATACTCAAAACACATTACAAGCAAATTCTAGCAGACACCATTACACCTGTAAGTGTCTATCTAAAAATTAGAGACAAGTTTCCGAACAGTTTACTCCTTGAAAGTAGTGACTATCATGGGAATGATAATAGTTTCTCCTATATCTGTTGTAATCCTATTGCATCGTTCAAAATTGAAAACGAAATAATCTATAAAAATTACCCTGACGGAACTTCTGAGACAATCGTAATTGATACTAAAACAGATATTCCTCAAATTATTCAAGAATTTTCGGGTCAATTTAAATCCGAGAAAAACAATTTCAAATTTATCAACAACGGATTATTTGGTTACATCTCTTATGACGCCGTTCGCTATTTTGAAAAAGTGACGATTGCAAAAAAAGAAAATAGCAACACCATTCCAGATGTATATTACGCTGTATATCAAAATATCATTGCCATAAACCATTTTAAAAATCAAGCGTATATTTTCAGTCATAGTTTAGACGGTCGCAATAATATTTCTGAAATAGAACAATTATTACAATCCCGCAACTTAACTACCTATAATTTTGCAAGAGAAGGTGAAGGTTTTTCAAACCTTACTGATGAGGAATTTAAACAAAATGTAGCCTTAGCTAAAAAACACTGCTTTCGTGGAGATGTGTTCCAGTTAGTATTGTCTCGACGATTCACACAAGGATTCAAAGGAGATGAATTCAATGTATATAGAGCATTGAGAAGCATCAACCCTTCTCCTTACCTATTCTTTTTTGATTATGGTGATTTCAAAATATTTGGTTCTTCACCTGAAGCTCAAATTATCGTGAAAGACCGTAAAGCCGAAATTCACCCTATTGCGGGAACGTTCAAACGTACAGGTGATGATGAAAAAGATGCTGTATTAGCCAAACAATTATCGGAAGATAAAAAAGAAAATAGTGAACACGTCATGTTAGTAGATTTAGCTCGTAATGACCTAAGTCGTCATGGACACAACGTGAACGTAGAACGTTATAGAGAAGTACAATTCTTTTCACATGTAATTCACTTGGTTTCTAAAGTTACAGGTCATTTGCATGACAATGCTACAACCATGCAAGTCGTTGCAGATACTTTTCCAGCAGGAACATTGAGTGGCGCTCCTAAACACAGAGCCATGCAGTTGATTGAAGATTACGAAAAAACAAATCGTAACTTTTATGGAGGTGCCATAGGGTTTATGGATTTTGAAGGCAACTTTAACCATGCTATTATGATTCGTACTTTCTTGAGTAAAAATCATGAGTTACACTCACAAGCTGGTGCTGGAATTGTAGCAAGCTCAGATGAAGAAAGTGAAATGCAAGAGGTATATAATAAATTAAGAGCCTTGAATACGGCTTTGGATTTGGCAGAAACTATTTAA
- a CDS encoding aminodeoxychorismate/anthranilate synthase component II, with protein MKKILVIDNYDSFTYNLVHYLEDLNCEVTVYRNDEFDIDEIAHFDKIVLSPGPGIPDEAGLLKAVIAKYGSTKSIFGVCLGQQAIGEVYGGTLSNLDNVYHGVATNIKTVVDDEILFQGLDKEIEVGRYHSWVVDPTLPEVLEATSFDENGQVMSLRHKTFDVRGVQFHPESVLTPNGKKMLENWVNG; from the coding sequence ATGAAAAAAATACTAGTTATAGACAATTACGATAGTTTCACTTACAACTTAGTGCATTATCTAGAAGATTTGAATTGTGAGGTTACCGTGTATCGTAATGACGAATTTGATATTGATGAAATTGCCCATTTTGACAAAATAGTACTTTCACCAGGACCTGGAATTCCAGATGAAGCTGGATTATTAAAAGCTGTAATTGCAAAATATGGATCGACAAAAAGCATCTTTGGCGTTTGCCTTGGTCAACAAGCTATAGGCGAAGTGTACGGCGGTACGCTTTCTAATCTAGATAACGTGTATCATGGTGTGGCTACCAATATAAAAACGGTGGTGGATGACGAAATTTTATTTCAAGGTTTAGACAAAGAAATTGAAGTAGGTCGTTACCATTCCTGGGTAGTTGACCCAACTTTACCAGAGGTTCTAGAAGCGACTTCTTTTGACGAAAACGGTCAAGTAATGTCTTTACGTCACAAAACTTTCGATGTCAGAGGCGTACAATTTCATCCGGAAAGTGTATTAACACCAAACGGAAAAAAAATGCTAGAAAACTGGGTAAATGGATAG
- a CDS encoding cytochrome c: MKISIIRFLVVIAFVFSFFSCQQKKKLKTNEAIRSQTEVTLDLVALFKQNKQGKDTIITVIDDPVYHKTKKYKAINAMYLLQNEADFSEIDIKKTKIVFECKDGYKPEMPLDLFLKARPYIAFQDMEAPKGANWETILKNGNQMDAAPFYLVYPKVSPEDNQYKWPYNLVKIKLEPLDNTREALFPKNNKKATIGYQLFQKHCTTCHALNGIGGTMGPELNYPKSVTEYWIEKQLVQYITNPAAFRHNVKMPALGITTNDSQEIVNYLKYMSENKIVNSN, from the coding sequence ATGAAAATTTCAATAATTCGATTTTTAGTAGTTATTGCATTTGTTTTTAGTTTCTTTTCTTGTCAACAAAAAAAGAAACTAAAAACAAATGAGGCTATCAGGTCCCAAACGGAAGTTACACTAGATTTAGTCGCTTTATTTAAACAAAACAAACAAGGCAAAGACACTATTATCACTGTAATTGATGACCCTGTATATCACAAAACAAAAAAATACAAAGCAATTAATGCTATGTATTTATTGCAAAATGAAGCTGATTTTTCTGAAATTGACATAAAAAAAACCAAAATAGTCTTTGAATGTAAAGACGGTTACAAACCCGAAATGCCTTTGGATTTATTTTTAAAAGCAAGGCCATATATCGCGTTTCAGGACATGGAGGCCCCCAAAGGAGCAAATTGGGAAACCATCCTGAAAAACGGAAACCAAATGGATGCTGCTCCTTTTTATTTGGTTTATCCAAAGGTTTCACCTGAAGATAATCAATACAAATGGCCTTATAATTTGGTAAAAATAAAGTTAGAACCACTTGATAACACAAGAGAAGCTTTATTTCCCAAAAACAATAAAAAAGCAACAATTGGATATCAATTATTTCAAAAACATTGCACCACCTGTCATGCTTTAAACGGAATTGGAGGTACAATGGGACCGGAATTAAATTATCCCAAAAGTGTCACCGAATATTGGATTGAAAAGCAATTAGTGCAGTATATCACTAATCCAGCTGCTTTTCGACATAATGTAAAAATGCCCGCTTTAGGAATTACAACTAATGATTCACAAGAAATTGTGAATTATTTAAAATACATGTCTGAAAATAAAATAGTGAATAGCAATTAG
- the trpD gene encoding anthranilate phosphoribosyltransferase, which yields MKNILNRLINHEILSKEEAKNVLVNISSGSYNPSQIAAFLTVYMMRSVTIDELAGFREALLELCIRVDFSDYNTIDLCGTGGDGKDTFNISTLASFVAAGAGIKVAKHGNYGVSSISGSSNVMEQLGVKFSNDTDFLHKCMDKAGISILHAPLFHPAMKNVGPIRRELGVKTFFNMLGPMVNPAFPQNQLVGVFNLELARMYGYLYQNTDRNFTILHSLDGYDEVSLTCPTKFITKTKEGILNPSDFGVRMLLQSEIKGGTTIEESSQMFTTIISGKGNEAQNNVVCANAAMAIATVTGCTPLQGFEQAKESLLSGKGLNALKKLQELSK from the coding sequence ATGAAAAACATACTCAACAGATTAATCAATCACGAAATACTCTCTAAAGAAGAGGCCAAAAATGTTTTGGTCAATATCTCAAGTGGAAGTTACAATCCAAGTCAAATCGCTGCATTTTTAACAGTCTATATGATGCGATCTGTTACTATTGATGAATTAGCTGGTTTTAGAGAAGCATTGTTAGAACTGTGTATTCGAGTAGATTTCTCTGATTACAATACTATTGATTTATGTGGTACCGGTGGTGATGGTAAAGACACTTTTAACATCTCTACTTTGGCATCGTTTGTAGCTGCTGGTGCTGGTATAAAAGTAGCTAAACACGGTAATTACGGCGTTTCATCCATATCCGGTTCTAGTAACGTAATGGAACAACTAGGAGTAAAATTCAGCAATGACACCGACTTTTTACATAAATGTATGGATAAAGCTGGGATCAGTATTTTGCACGCACCGCTGTTTCACCCTGCAATGAAAAACGTAGGTCCTATTCGTAGAGAATTGGGGGTAAAAACTTTCTTCAATATGTTAGGTCCAATGGTAAACCCTGCTTTTCCTCAAAATCAATTGGTAGGAGTTTTTAATTTGGAATTAGCTAGAATGTATGGTTATTTATATCAAAATACAGATAGAAATTTCACCATATTACATTCCTTAGACGGTTATGATGAAGTATCATTGACTTGTCCAACCAAATTTATCACCAAGACTAAAGAAGGGATACTAAACCCATCTGATTTTGGAGTCCGTATGTTATTACAATCGGAAATTAAAGGGGGAACAACTATTGAAGAGTCGTCACAAATGTTTACTACTATTATTTCAGGAAAAGGGAATGAAGCTCAAAACAATGTAGTTTGTGCTAATGCTGCCATGGCAATTGCTACCGTTACTGGCTGCACACCATTACAAGGTTTTGAACAAGCTAAAGAAAGTTTACTTTCAGGTAAAGGGTTGAATGCTTTGAAAAAATTACAGGAATTGAGTAAATAA
- a CDS encoding sodium:proton antiporter has protein sequence MELFPLISLLIVLSASFAYINFRYLKLPNAIGLMLVSLLFSLGIIGVSFVFPSLKINVAHLLNGINFSELLLEVMLSFMLFAGAIHIKFKDLKAEKLSIMLFSTLSVIISTFIVGYISFWLLNAFNLEVNLIQCLLFGALISPTDPIAVLSILKTAGVTKSLETKIAGESLFNDGVAVVVFITILQLAKPAADVSFLSIATVFGQEAIGGIILGAIVGWVGYKLIASIDSYNVEVLITLAIVMGGYSLAHFTHVSGPLAMVIAGLITGNHGKTLGMSDITAEYVDKFWELVDEILNALLFVLIGLELLVINTDSTIILVGIILIFIVLLTRYVSVLIPSLFIRLKEEISQKTIMILTWGGLRGGISIALALSIPTELGKDIWVTITYVIVCFSILVQGMTIGKFVNSLKNK, from the coding sequence ATGGAATTATTCCCCCTCATATCCTTACTTATCGTTCTATCGGCAAGTTTTGCTTACATCAATTTCAGGTACTTAAAACTGCCAAACGCAATTGGATTAATGCTCGTTTCCTTGTTATTTTCATTGGGTATTATTGGAGTTAGTTTTGTCTTTCCTTCGTTAAAAATAAATGTAGCACATCTATTAAACGGTATCAATTTTAGCGAATTACTACTTGAGGTCATGTTGAGTTTCATGCTTTTTGCAGGAGCGATTCACATAAAATTCAAAGACTTAAAAGCTGAAAAGTTAAGCATCATGCTTTTCTCAACGCTCAGTGTAATTATAAGTACCTTTATAGTTGGCTACATCAGTTTCTGGTTATTGAACGCGTTTAATCTAGAAGTTAATCTTATTCAATGTCTGCTTTTTGGCGCATTAATTTCTCCAACTGATCCAATTGCTGTCTTAAGCATTTTAAAAACAGCAGGAGTTACCAAATCACTAGAAACCAAAATTGCTGGAGAATCACTATTTAATGATGGTGTAGCCGTAGTGGTTTTTATAACTATCCTTCAGTTAGCTAAACCAGCTGCTGACGTTTCCTTTTTAAGTATTGCAACCGTTTTTGGTCAAGAAGCTATTGGTGGTATTATTCTAGGAGCTATCGTGGGATGGGTAGGTTACAAACTTATCGCAAGTATTGACAGTTATAATGTAGAGGTTTTAATCACGCTAGCTATTGTTATGGGTGGTTATTCTCTAGCACATTTTACCCACGTCTCTGGTCCTTTGGCAATGGTAATCGCAGGACTTATCACGGGAAACCACGGAAAAACACTTGGAATGTCAGACATCACAGCTGAATATGTAGATAAGTTTTGGGAGCTAGTAGACGAAATTCTAAACGCCTTATTATTTGTTTTAATTGGTCTAGAGTTACTAGTCATCAACACCGATAGCACTATTATTCTAGTTGGAATAATCCTTATTTTTATTGTACTCTTAACTCGTTATGTTTCTGTTTTAATCCCATCGCTATTCATTCGATTAAAAGAAGAAATAAGCCAAAAAACAATCATGATATTAACTTGGGGAGGGTTAAGAGGCGGAATTTCAATTGCTTTGGCGTTATCTATTCCAACCGAGTTAGGAAAAGACATTTGGGTTACGATTACCTATGTGATTGTTTGTTTTTCTATTCTAGTACAAGGGATGACAATTGGAAAATTTGTAAATTCGCTTAAAAATAAATAA
- the trpC gene encoding indole-3-glycerol phosphate synthase TrpC — MNILDKIIFDKKREVVLKKSIIPVSQLEASVFFSKETISLSQNLKNSNSGIIAEHKRRSPSKSVINHGFTVEEVVQGYEAAGACGISVLTDGKYFGGSLDDLLLARASVNIPLLRKEFIVDEYQILEAKAHGADLILLIAAVLTRDEIKSLSLFAQSLELEVLLEVHNLEELEKSIMPTLNMIGVNNRNLKTFEVSLDFSKQLADKIPNDFVKVSESGISSIEAINELKPYGYKGFLIGENFMKTDNAGKAAMEFIQKL; from the coding sequence ATGAACATTCTAGATAAAATTATCTTCGATAAAAAAAGAGAAGTAGTTCTCAAAAAATCAATTATTCCAGTTTCACAATTGGAAGCTTCGGTATTTTTTTCGAAAGAAACGATTTCGCTAAGCCAAAATTTAAAAAACAGCAACTCTGGAATCATCGCCGAACATAAGCGTCGTTCTCCTTCTAAATCGGTCATCAACCACGGTTTTACTGTAGAGGAAGTGGTTCAAGGTTATGAAGCTGCTGGAGCTTGTGGAATTTCTGTTTTAACAGATGGAAAATACTTTGGTGGCTCACTAGACGATTTATTATTGGCGAGAGCCTCAGTAAACATTCCGCTTTTGCGAAAAGAATTTATTGTTGATGAATACCAAATTTTAGAAGCTAAAGCCCACGGAGCCGATTTGATTTTGCTTATCGCTGCGGTTTTAACCCGTGACGAAATCAAATCGTTATCCCTATTTGCTCAAAGCCTTGAACTAGAAGTTTTATTGGAAGTTCATAATCTGGAAGAATTAGAAAAGTCAATTATGCCAACCTTAAACATGATTGGTGTCAACAACAGAAACCTAAAAACTTTCGAAGTAAGTCTAGATTTCAGTAAGCAATTAGCAGACAAAATTCCAAACGATTTTGTAAAAGTTTCCGAAAGCGGCATCAGTTCTATTGAAGCAATCAACGAATTAAAACCTTATGGCTACAAAGGGTTCTTAATTGGTGAAAACTTTATGAAAACGGATAATGCGGGCAAAGCGGCGATGGAGTTTATTCAAAAGTTATGA
- a CDS encoding phosphoribosylanthranilate isomerase, with translation MKIKICGMKYPDNITEVGALLPDYMGFIFWERSARFFDGVIPDLPKNIKKTGVFVNETIEGVLLKVSQHDLQAVQLHGKETVEFCTELQSKLKNRTEVIKVFSILDDFNFEVLTPYESVCDYFLFDTKGKLPGGNGATFDWKVLESYPSSKPFFLSGGIGLDELEAVNEIMKTNLPIYAIDVNSKFEIEPGLKNIQLCRDALQSLSTIK, from the coding sequence ATGAAAATCAAAATCTGCGGCATGAAATACCCCGATAATATTACCGAAGTAGGTGCACTCCTACCCGATTATATGGGGTTCATATTTTGGGAACGATCCGCTCGATTTTTTGATGGTGTGATTCCAGATTTGCCAAAAAACATCAAGAAGACAGGGGTTTTTGTGAATGAAACCATTGAAGGCGTTTTGCTGAAAGTGAGCCAACACGATTTACAAGCAGTGCAGCTACATGGAAAAGAAACTGTGGAATTTTGTACCGAATTGCAAAGCAAATTAAAAAACAGGACAGAAGTAATTAAAGTTTTTTCTATCTTAGACGACTTTAACTTTGAAGTACTAACCCCTTATGAATCAGTGTGTGATTACTTCCTTTTTGATACAAAAGGAAAGCTTCCTGGCGGAAACGGAGCCACATTTGATTGGAAAGTACTTGAAAGCTATCCCTCTAGTAAACCTTTTTTCCTTAGTGGCGGAATCGGTTTGGACGAATTAGAGGCTGTAAATGAAATAATGAAAACCAATTTACCCATTTATGCCATTGACGTAAATAGTAAATTTGAAATAGAACCAGGATTAAAAAACATACAATTATGTAGAGATGCATTACAGTCTCTATCAACAATAAAGTAA
- the trpB gene encoding tryptophan synthase subunit beta, producing MSYNVDEKGYYGEFGGAYIPEMLYPNVEELRQNYLKITEEPEFKAEFDQLLKDYVGRPSPLFFAKRLSEKYNTKIYLKREDLNHTGAHKINNTIGQILVAKKLGKHRIIAETGAGQHGVATATVCALMGLKCIVYMGEIDIKRQAPNVARMKMLGAEVRPALSGSRTLKDATNEAIRDWINNPVDTHYIIGSAIGPHPYPDMVTRFQSIVSEEIKWQLKEKEGRENPDYVVACIGGGSNAAGTYYHFLHEPEVGIIAVEAAGKGVNSGYSAATSKLGKVGVIHGCKTLLMQSPDGQITEPYSISAGLDYPGVGPMHAHLATSGRGEFYSMTDDEAMQAGYELSQLEGIIPAIESSHALAVLKVKKFKPEDIVVINLSGRGDKDLDTYIDYFKL from the coding sequence ATATCATATAACGTGGACGAAAAAGGGTATTATGGCGAATTTGGTGGTGCGTACATCCCCGAAATGCTGTATCCTAACGTAGAAGAATTACGTCAAAATTACCTAAAAATCACAGAGGAACCCGAGTTTAAAGCCGAGTTTGACCAATTGTTAAAGGATTATGTAGGACGCCCTAGTCCGTTGTTCTTTGCAAAGCGTTTATCCGAAAAATACAATACTAAGATCTACCTTAAAAGAGAAGATCTTAATCATACAGGTGCACACAAAATTAACAATACAATCGGGCAAATCCTAGTGGCTAAGAAATTAGGAAAACACCGCATCATTGCCGAAACTGGAGCAGGTCAACACGGCGTTGCTACTGCTACCGTATGTGCTTTGATGGGTTTGAAATGTATTGTGTATATGGGGGAAATTGACATCAAACGTCAAGCTCCAAACGTGGCTCGTATGAAAATGCTAGGTGCTGAAGTTCGTCCAGCATTATCTGGTTCACGTACTTTGAAAGATGCCACTAATGAAGCCATCCGCGATTGGATCAACAATCCTGTAGACACCCATTATATCATTGGTTCGGCGATTGGACCACATCCTTATCCTGACATGGTAACCCGTTTTCAAAGTATCGTTTCAGAGGAAATCAAATGGCAGTTAAAAGAAAAAGAAGGTCGCGAAAACCCTGATTATGTTGTCGCATGTATTGGTGGCGGTAGTAATGCCGCAGGTACTTATTACCACTTTTTGCACGAACCTGAAGTGGGTATTATAGCAGTTGAAGCTGCAGGAAAAGGGGTTAATAGCGGTTATAGCGCAGCTACAAGTAAGCTTGGAAAAGTGGGCGTCATCCACGGTTGTAAAACCTTATTGATGCAATCTCCTGACGGACAAATTACCGAGCCTTATTCGATTTCGGCAGGGTTAGACTACCCAGGAGTTGGTCCTATGCATGCGCATTTGGCAACCTCAGGACGTGGAGAATTCTACTCGATGACCGATGACGAAGCGATGCAAGCAGGATATGAATTATCCCAATTAGAAGGTATAATTCCTGCGATTGAGTCGTCACATGCTTTAGCTGTTTTAAAAGTAAAAAAATTCAAACCCGAAGATATTGTAGTCATCAACCTTTCGGGGCGTGGAGACAAAGATTTGGACACCTATATCGATTATTTTAAATTATAG
- a CDS encoding gamma-glutamylcyclotransferase family protein produces MANLFAYGTLKDADVHQNIFGRLLKGTPDSLIGYTITQIEIEEEFGMETYPIITATENPKDIISGWLYEVTDEEIQLADTYEGLHYKRAEVTVESNVKAWAYIVTD; encoded by the coding sequence ATGGCAAATTTATTCGCATACGGAACATTAAAAGACGCTGATGTTCATCAAAATATTTTCGGTCGCCTTTTAAAAGGAACTCCAGATAGCTTAATTGGCTATACCATTACCCAAATAGAAATCGAAGAAGAATTTGGAATGGAAACCTACCCAATCATCACCGCTACAGAAAACCCAAAAGACATCATCAGTGGTTGGCTTTATGAAGTAACCGACGAAGAAATACAGTTAGCTGACACTTATGAAGGCTTACATTACAAACGTGCTGAGGTAACTGTAGAATCAAACGTAAAAGCTTGGGCTTACATCGTTACCGATTAA
- the trpA gene encoding tryptophan synthase subunit alpha — protein MNRIQQKLQEDKKILSIYFSAGYPNLNDSVAIIQDLEKNGVDLIEIGLPFSDPLADGPTIQESSTKALRNGMTTEVLFNQLKDIRKTVSIPLIIMGYFNPMMQYGVEAFCAKCAEIGIDGLIIPDLPVDIYADEYQAIFEKYGLFNVLLITPQTSDERIRFIDSVSTGFIYMVSSASVTGSQSGFGSTQEDYFKRIANMNLKNQQIVGFGINNAETFNQATQYAKGAIIGSAFIKHLTEEGTGKISEFVKAIR, from the coding sequence ATGAACAGAATCCAACAAAAATTACAAGAAGATAAAAAAATACTATCCATCTACTTTTCGGCTGGATACCCAAATCTGAACGATAGTGTTGCTATTATCCAAGATTTAGAAAAAAACGGCGTTGATTTAATCGAAATAGGCTTGCCATTTAGCGATCCATTGGCCGATGGACCAACAATTCAAGAAAGTTCAACTAAGGCCTTGCGTAACGGCATGACCACTGAAGTATTGTTCAATCAATTGAAAGACATTCGTAAAACCGTATCTATTCCCTTAATTATCATGGGCTATTTCAACCCAATGATGCAATATGGCGTAGAAGCTTTTTGTGCCAAATGTGCCGAAATAGGTATCGATGGATTGATCATCCCAGATTTACCTGTAGACATATATGCCGACGAATATCAAGCTATTTTTGAAAAATACGGTTTGTTCAACGTATTACTAATCACTCCACAAACCTCAGACGAACGCATTCGTTTCATAGATAGCGTTTCAACTGGATTTATTTATATGGTAAGCTCCGCAAGTGTTACGGGTTCACAATCTGGATTTGGCAGCACCCAAGAAGACTACTTCAAACGCATTGCCAACATGAACCTCAAAAACCAACAAATAGTAGGTTTTGGAATCAACAATGCAGAGACTTTCAACCAAGCTACTCAATACGCCAAAGGTGCGATTATTGGTAGTGCCTTCATCAAACATTTAACCGAAGAAGGAACTGGGAAAATCTCAGAATTTGTTAAAGCGATTCGATAG
- a CDS encoding DUF4339 domain-containing protein, giving the protein MRKYFIHNGQSEVGPFDFEQLKTMQLKNATPIWYEGLQNWTTANNIEELKSILNSNVSPPKFENFTQHNLNVHPPLFSKPVYENNQNYAPKKKKTLRNILIGFGVLTVLFFGLIIYASTSSEPTYIENGEFIPNESIDNQAAEKARINAELTEKNRSYRNNIEQYVGASTNRYSYNELGGISNLDIIVTNNTEYLLNEVNIAVDYIKDNGGIYKTEIVTIYNIPAKQDKSTSAPESNRGTSVNAKVQSISSNKLHMCYDNSFAPKAGEIDPYFCRQ; this is encoded by the coding sequence ATGAGAAAATATTTTATTCACAATGGACAAAGTGAAGTTGGCCCATTTGACTTTGAACAATTAAAAACGATGCAGCTTAAAAATGCAACACCAATTTGGTATGAAGGATTGCAAAATTGGACAACTGCAAACAATATTGAAGAATTGAAATCAATATTAAACTCAAATGTTTCTCCACCTAAATTTGAAAACTTTACTCAACATAATTTAAATGTACATCCACCATTATTTTCAAAACCAGTGTATGAAAATAATCAAAACTATGCACCGAAAAAGAAAAAAACATTACGAAATATATTAATTGGCTTTGGTGTTTTAACCGTGTTGTTTTTTGGCCTGATAATTTACGCATCTACAAGTTCGGAACCGACTTATATCGAAAACGGAGAATTTATACCAAATGAAAGTATTGATAATCAAGCCGCAGAAAAAGCCAGAATAAATGCCGAACTAACCGAAAAAAACAGAAGTTATAGAAATAACATCGAACAATATGTTGGAGCAAGTACAAATCGATATTCGTATAACGAACTTGGCGGAATTAGTAATTTAGATATTATCGTTACAAATAATACTGAATATTTGCTAAATGAAGTAAATATAGCGGTTGACTATATAAAAGATAATGGTGGAATTTATAAGACTGAAATAGTAACAATTTATAATATTCCAGCAAAACAAGATAAATCCACATCAGCACCTGAAAGCAACAGGGGAACTTCTGTAAATGCAAAAGTTCAATCAATTTCATCTAATAAATTACATATGTGTTATGACAATTCATTTGCACCAAAAGCGGGTGAAATTGACCCATATTTTTGTAGACAATAA
- a CDS encoding PH domain-containing protein, translated as MGKYIDNNLIKDEKVELETTYHWIIFCNLRSIITLGLAPIIDKYTDEFAITNKRVIIKTGLISRKTFEMNHSKIESVNVDQGILGRIFGYGTIRIVGSGGTKEVFPKINSPLEFRKKFQEMSN; from the coding sequence ATGGGCAAGTACATTGACAACAATTTAATCAAAGATGAGAAAGTTGAATTAGAAACAACTTATCACTGGATAATTTTCTGCAACTTAAGATCGATAATTACACTGGGGCTAGCGCCAATAATTGACAAATACACGGATGAATTCGCAATTACAAACAAGCGTGTTATCATCAAAACGGGTTTAATCAGTAGAAAAACTTTTGAGATGAACCACTCAAAAATTGAAAGTGTCAACGTTGACCAAGGTATCTTGGGAAGGATATTTGGCTACGGAACAATCAGAATTGTCGGTTCAGGCGGAACAAAAGAAGTTTTTCCAAAAATTAATAGTCCTTTAGAATTCAGAAAGAAATTCCAAGAAATGTCAAACTAG